The proteins below come from a single Benincasa hispida cultivar B227 chromosome 4, ASM972705v1, whole genome shotgun sequence genomic window:
- the LOC120075051 gene encoding serine/arginine repetitive matrix protein 2-like yields the protein MATSRPISSLSPKTRKVAESSRGFEEYQGIAGVSRKPNEDILEHDVKRWIELKLVILEDKLTDQGYTVDKISEKLREVRETLEAALEEKDGASAIVFADKSLSNTQTHRIAARKEGSR from the exons ATGGCTACATCCAGACCAATAAGTTCTTTGAGTCCAAAAACCAGAAAGGTTGCTGAAAGCTCTAGAGGATTCGAGGAATACCAGGGCATTGCTGGAGTTTCAAGAAAACCTAATGAAGACATTCTTGAACACGATGTCAAGCGTTGGATTGAACTCAAACTTGttatacttgaggacaagcTCACTGACCAAGGTTATACAGTGGATAAAATTTCTGAGAAGTTAAGGGAGGTTCGTGAGACTTTGGAAGCTGCTTTAGAGGAAAAAGATGGAGCTTCTGCCATTGTATTTGCAGATAAGAG TTTATCAAATACACAGACTCACCGAATTGCCGCAAGAAAGGAGGGGAGCAGATGA
- the LOC120075400 gene encoding dentin sialophosphoprotein-like: MYNGIGLQTPRGSGTNGYIQTNKFFVRPKTGKVAESTRGFEEDQGTAGVSKKPNKDILEHDRKRQIELKLVILEDKLIDQGYTSDEISEKLREARETLEAASGSEEKDGPSAIVLADKRVSDTQTHQIAARKEEQMKTLRAALGLGSSGDTEQVKEEISDPSRERREGQNADIKRHEKSEHSFLDRELNWKKHGPEDQYDDKDDKKRISKELKGHQKGRKRRPKDDSSDTDSVDRNLRDSRRNDSESDLDSDVGHKYVASRKNRRHDSDDSSDTDSGGERKGTKKHLRDKRRDDPESDPDSDFDQKYITSRKHKKNRRHDRDNSSDTDSGGEHKKTKKNMRNNRRGHGSDPSSDIDKKYTFSKKPEKNRRHDSDDSDSITDGDEFGMGGSHKKGSSRHKSQKVKNQRSRKQESTDESNSDSGIDNKRRQLKHRNQHGKRYGVESDSSDHDSSDSDVGCKKSKHRYDSKRAGKSRVDSESNSEKSRKHRKKDGGRHRHDIDNEKSGDNSSSGVEIVKRRRGRSYNADDNSEEEGEYLGRSGKIATKGKIDAKRQHDDNENSDDSLAVGRKGNDKHKRAKKCSSGDDSDLEKGVKASGGARERGKGSLNHADGLEKFKKDSINEFNHASQQTDTMNSKRKFDEGGKNEQQLESKSRNRNSTRGSDFHGDPKKGFENDSESSRRARSGRYDEKRDGRYREDPKIDSDFHGNPKKGFENDSESSRRARSGRYDETRDGRYREDPKIDSESNIRSRYSVQDEDDDRKATQTGSRFTEETEHGSRHHRKANESHHRSRTGKDTEEEKRHSRYEEPRGRKHEREEGLKSGREVERGEYQPSSRLRSEKDYETRESTRDRDDSRKRAKYESRSSRRDNH; the protein is encoded by the exons ATGTATAACGGTATTGGATTACAGACTCCTAGAGGGTCTGGCACTAATGGTTACATCCAGACGAACAAATTTTTTGTGAGGCCAAAGACTGGAAAGGTTGCTGAAAGCACCAGAGGATTTGAAGAAGATCAGGGCACTGCTGGAGTTTCTAAGAAACCTAATAAAGACATTCTCGAACATGATCGCAAGCGTCAGATTGAACTCAAACTTGTCATACTTGAGGACAAGCTCATTGACCAAGGCTATACATCGGATGAAATTTCTGAAAAGTTGAGGGAGGCTCGTGAGACTTTGGAAGCTGCTTCAGGTTCTGAGGAAAAAGATGGACCTTCTGCCATCGTACTTGCAGATAAGAG GGTATCAGATACACAGACTCATCAAATTGCTGCAAGAAAGGAGGAGCAGATGAAAACATTGAGAGCTGCTCTTGGGTTGGGCTCATCGGGCGATACTGAACAGGTTAAAGAAGAGATTTCTGATCcatcaagagaaagaagagagggTCAGAATGCTGATATTAAGCGTCATGAGAAGTCTGAACATTCTTTTCTGGACAGAGAATTGAATTGGAAAAAGCATGGCCCTGAAGATCAGTATGATGATAAGGATGACAAAAAAAGGATTTCAAAAGAGTTGAAAGGTCATCAGAAGGGTAGAAAAAGAAGGCCTAAGGATGATTCTTCGGACACAGATTCTGTTGATCGTAACTTGAGAGATAGTAGAAGGAATGATTCTGAAAGTGACCTTGACAGTGATGTTGGCCACAAATACGTGGCCTCAAGGAAAAATAGAAGGCATGATAGTGATGATTCTTCTGATACTGATTCTGGTGGTGAGCGCAAGGGAACCAAGAAGCACTTGAGAGATAAACGGAGAGATGATCCTGAAAGTGACCCAGACAGTGATTTTGACCAGAAATATATCACCTCGAGGaagcataaaaaaaatagaaggcATGATAGGGATAATTCTTCTGATACTGATTCGGGTGGAGAGCACAAGAAAACCAAGAAGAACATGAGAAATAATCGAAGAGGTCATGGAAGTGATCCTAGCAGTGACATTGATAAGAAATACACCTTCTCAAAGAAGCCGGAGAAAAACAGAAGGCATGACAGTGATGATTCTGATTCAATTACGGATGGTGATGAGTTTGGAATGGGGGGCAGCCACAAGAAAGGATCTAGTAGACATAAAAGTCAAAAGGTGAAGAATCAAAGAAGCCGGAAACAGGAGTCTACTGATGAATCCAATTCTGACAGTGGGATTGATAATAAACGCAGGCAACTTAAGCACAGAAACCAGCATGGTAAAAGATATGGGGTAGAAAGTGACAGCTCTGACCATGACAGTTCTGATTCTGATGTAGGTTGCAAGAAGAGTAAGCATAGGTATGACAGCAAACGTGCAGGAAAGAGCAGGGTAGATAGTGAATCCAATTCCGAAAAGTCGAGAAAGCATCGTAAGAAAGATGGTGGTAGACACAGACATGATATTGATAATGAAAAAAGTGGTGATAACAGCTCTAGCGGTGTTGAAATAGTGAAGAGACGCAGAGGTAGGAGTTACAATGCTGATGATAATTCTGAAGAAGAAGGTGAATATTTGGGTAGAAGTGGTAAGATAGctacaaaaggaaaaatagatgcTAAAAGGCAACATGATGACAACGAAAATTCTGATGATAGCCTAGCAGTAGGTAGAAAGGGCAATGATAAACACAAGAGAGCTAAGAAATGTTCTTCGGGAGACGATTCTGATCTAGAGAAGGGAGTAAAAGCAAGTGGTGGAGCTCGTGAACGAGGGAAAGGGAGCTTAAATCATGCGGATGGTTTGGAGAAGTTTAAGAAAGATTCTATCAATGAGTTCAACCATGCAAGTCAACAGACAGATACAATGAACAGCAAGAGAAAGTTTGATGAAGGTGGTAAAAATGAGCAGCAGCTAGAATCAAAGTCCAGAAATCGAAATTCTACAAGAGGGTCAGATTTCCATGGCGACCCCAAGAAAGGTTTTGAAAATGATTCTGAATCAAGCAGAAGAGCACGCAGTGGTAGATACGATGAGAAAAGGGATGGACGGTACAGGGAAGACCCCAAAATTGACTCAGATTTCCATGGCAACCCCAAGAAAGGTTTTGAAAATGATTCTGAATCAAGCAGAAGAGCACGCAGCGGTAGATACGATGAGACAAGGGATGGACGGTACAGGGAAGATCCCAAAATTGACTCTGAATCAAACATTAGATCACGCTACAGTGTGCAAGATGAGGATGATGACAGAAAGGCAACTCAAACAGGAAGCAGATTTACTGAAGAAACAGAGCATGGAAGTAGACATCATCGCAAGGCTAATGAGTCTCATCACCGCAGTAGGACTGGTAAAGATACTGAAGAGGAAAAGAGGCACAGCAGATATGAGGAGCCTAGAGGGAGAAAACATGAAAGAGAGGAGGGTCTAAAATCGGGCAGGGAAGTTGAAAGAGGGGAGTATCAACCAAGTAGCAGGCTGAGATCTGAGAAGGATTATGAAACTAGAGAATCTACAAGAGATAGGGATGATTCCAGAAAGAGGGCTAAATATGAATCTCGATCGAGCAGACGTGATAATCATTAG
- the LOC120075989 gene encoding uncharacterized protein LOC120075989 isoform X2 has protein sequence MLNKNALRSFQLLDANTYRCTLPKLQLLNFEAAPTLDLRVIPTDKDFTVEMLSCKFEGSELVERQNEHFSALMINHLTWDTVDSNSYLEVDVKLNLSLEIYTLPFTLMPTAAVENPGNLMLQALLDNLVPLLLRQLVQDYEKWISQQLDHSQLSIS, from the exons ATGCTTAACAAAAATGCCTTGAGAAGTTTCCAGTTACTTGATGCTAACACATACAG ATGCACTCTGCCTAAATTGCAACTTTTGAACTTTGAAGCTGCCCCTACACTGGATTTACGAGTGATCCCGACAGACAAAGATTTTACCGTTGAGATGCTTTCTTGCAAG TTTGAAGGTTCAGAATTGGTGGAACGCCAAAACGAGCATTTTTCAG CCTTGATGATTAATCACTTGACATGGGACACAGTCGATTCAAATTCATATCTGGAAGTTGATGTGAAGTTAAATTTGTCTCTGGAG ATTTATACACTTCCCTTCACTCTGATGCCTACTGCTGCAGTCGAGAATCCAGGGAATTT GATGCTACAAGCTCTATTGGACAACCTTGTACCTCTGCTGCTGCGGCAATTAGTGCAAGATTATGAAAAATGGATCAGTCAGCAGTTAGATCATTCCCAACTCTCCATCTCTTGA
- the LOC120075989 gene encoding uncharacterized protein LOC120075989 isoform X1, with translation MVVLTTKWLGQGKGSFPLLAAHKFSSPRKKFEVIKLSKATNSETNTKRANLSVTRREKIRLPSYSSRSGRIYHIREFLNHPSGIEAMLNKNALRSFQLLDANTYRCTLPKLQLLNFEAAPTLDLRVIPTDKDFTVEMLSCKFEGSELVERQNEHFSALMINHLTWDTVDSNSYLEVDVKLNLSLEIYTLPFTLMPTAAVENPGNLMLQALLDNLVPLLLRQLVQDYEKWISQQLDHSQLSIS, from the exons ATGGTGGTTTTAACTACTAAATGGCTTGGGCAAGGAAAAGGCTCGTTTCCACTGCTGGCAGCCCACAAGTTTAGTTCACCGAG gaagaaatttgaagtgATTAAGCTGTCCAAAGCCACCAATTCTGAGACTAATACCAAAAGGGCAAACTTGTCTGTCACAAGAAGGGAGAAGATCAGATTGCCCAGTTACAGTAGCCGCAGCGGCAGGATATATCATATCAGAGAATTCCTGAATCACCCTTCAGGAATTGAAGCAATGCTTAACAAAAATGCCTTGAGAAGTTTCCAGTTACTTGATGCTAACACATACAG ATGCACTCTGCCTAAATTGCAACTTTTGAACTTTGAAGCTGCCCCTACACTGGATTTACGAGTGATCCCGACAGACAAAGATTTTACCGTTGAGATGCTTTCTTGCAAG TTTGAAGGTTCAGAATTGGTGGAACGCCAAAACGAGCATTTTTCAG CCTTGATGATTAATCACTTGACATGGGACACAGTCGATTCAAATTCATATCTGGAAGTTGATGTGAAGTTAAATTTGTCTCTGGAG ATTTATACACTTCCCTTCACTCTGATGCCTACTGCTGCAGTCGAGAATCCAGGGAATTT GATGCTACAAGCTCTATTGGACAACCTTGTACCTCTGCTGCTGCGGCAATTAGTGCAAGATTATGAAAAATGGATCAGTCAGCAGTTAGATCATTCCCAACTCTCCATCTCTTGA